The DNA region ctgtaagcccatgcggaggagctgcaattatttaagaaataaacaacgttatttagtgaacatggcgttatgaatagcaattgctctgttggcatattccatgatgcgcgctagcgcatcatggaaaatatgccagcatagcaattgctattcataacgccatgttcactaaataatcattgtttattacttatatttgcattttaccactcgcaaataccctgtattagcctagaccttgacatttagctatcgcatcaaaagtaaacattcagactgtaatgtatctttttaattcacatagatttgttaacagaatcaatgatatgttataacagtaattccttttaaatgttatcaaaaacatgttttaatattacatgtaaatacgtcaattttaatggagttggagaaaaacacagtggtttaaatctataacgtcatggaaaagtatataatataacgttacacctttgtgacgtcatagtatactgacagagcaattgcgattatagagaaataattgcagctcctccgtatgggcttacagtgggaaagaacaatggaaatgcaaatatttctctataatcgcaattgctctgtctgtatactatgacgtcataaaggtgtaacgttatatatacttttccatgacgttatagatttaatatagcattaaatcatgatttttttaagtatacactctcataactgcagcggtgtgtgcatacaaattgagtaacgcgcgttagcgcgttatgaaaatttgtatgcacacaccgctgcagttatgagagtgtatacttcaaaaaatcatgatttaatgcttatatttacattttttttaacttcttgccttgtctgcaaatgtgattcataccttaaaattcatattttatcctaagggtaagttaatattaatggaagagccacagtaacagccacaagcgtgaactttgattttcgcttgtgacgttgcagtttacagcgttcaacgtttgtgacgtcataataaaactcgtcaatttgacctttgactacttgttgcatttagaggcatttgaaaatcacagaatttaatgggaaaacacagtagaatgtaaatataccactatacgatacatcatgtgtttttctccaattacagtctgaatgtatacttttgatgtaatagcttaatgtcaaggtctaggctaatacagggtatttgcgagtggtaaaatgcaaatataagtaataaacaacgattatttagtgaacatggcgttatgaatagcaactgctctgctggcataatatgccaacagagcaattgctattcataacgccatgttcactaaataacgttgtttatttcttaaataatccTTTttcggtgcatagcaacatggtggaacaggaagcgtttctaaggaaaatgcTTACCTCTTAATCGTTTCATTCATAACAACAAAAATCCTTTAAGAACactaaagtaaacaacacatatgcttacgttAAAATAAACTGTACCTATCTGAACTTTTGCtaacatatgacgtcatttcctttccCGAATTTTTCCGACAATTTACGAGAACTGTCGAGCACAAAAtaaagttaactatgacgtcacagtgatttCGCGCAATAAATtaagaggtggatcaagcacaTGTACTGGGATGTACTGGGTGTAACGTGTACTGTAGTAAGTACTCAGTATCAGTATTAATGGTAACTCttcggctgattagttttgttttgatcatatttttttactaagtaaatacacatgcaagctCCATACTTTAATTTACTGTCATATATTGATCCGATTGTAATATGCATGCGtgaggtaggtgacaaaaaattatttaaaaaatgtctacaaCGCATATAtagcataaaaaaaacaaaattataaacgaATTGATGATACAGAGGaaaataacaagaaacaaaATGGGAAAAAACACACTCAGACAAGCAGTTTATTGTTTACTggttttaatgatcattatttaaaagtgaaggaatgataaaacatgattgtctttttataaaaaagaaatcaaagttAACGGCTTTgattcaacatattttaataagtctgttttacatttaatttatgcTCAGTGGttgtttgtttaagtgtattaGCCTAAAATGGACAATTGGAATAAAGGTTTGATAACttcgggttccttgcggtgATAAAAGTGTTCGAGACAAAACCAAAGTTTTTAGGTTGGGGCAAGTCCACGGGTTAACGTTGCATTTAACGATGATGAGAGATGTTTggttctgcgctcgccccaaaggtcacaccgtaaaacatattatgcaATACCTTATGTCATGGACCAACCTTAACTATCTGCAGCAGGAGGGTGACGGCCACCTTGTCCTGGAGGCCTCCGGAGCTGAGATCCTCCATGGCGTCCGTCCATTTGTCGTCGTACATTTCACGGAACATGTCGTTCAGCTTCAGGGGCCGGAACTCGTCACTCAGGTCCGTGATTCCAGGGTTGTTGGACGTTAACCTCGTCCCTGCAATCTCACTTAACCTGTTGAAGAAGGAAATTTTCCATTGGCATGAAATATTTTTCCTCTTTCCACGGTCCAATAAAAACAGCTTAATCTAAAGAGAATTGAacttaaaattttgacaaaaccTAATTAGCCTTGATGGTATTAAGAAGAATTACTTTGAATTTTAGAAATTgttttctattgattttatcataaaCTTTCAACCTCCATTACAAAATAACTTCCCCCATGTGGGTTaggataattacatgtatgaacaaacttaaatctagcTACCATTATCAGAAATGTAAAACTTAATATAATTtaacgtaaaaaaaatatagtaacTAGTATCAGGTTATTTtgtttcttgaaaagaacattttaaaaacaactcgttttttttttcatgttttatctctaattataattaatattaatattatataattaactAAGCCTTTTACATAAGGATGTTTTGTGCATTGTTGGTTGGAGTAGGTTCAAAAACAAAGAATGTTCAATGGTGCAGTGGGCAGACACACAAACACCGACTAaactgtgatcagaaaagctcatttgagctttcaTATCagtaatccgagattcctctgactctacccccgcttttatattgtgactTGCGCAagtcacaatataaaagcgggtgtagagtcagaggaatctcggattatcATGTCAGGTGAGTTCAAACGGTTCAAAAACAGATAAACAAACAATTAGGATTTACCTCGTGAGTAATGCTTCCTTTTCCATTTTAAGTGTATCAACTTTCTTTTCACAAGTGTTGTTTCGTTGTTGCAATTCTTTGACCTGTTTCTCCAGTTGTCTGACATAATTGGCCAATGTTTGGCTCTGTGTTTCTGTGTTAGTTTTTAACTGACATTGAAGTGAATTAATGCGTTCTTTACTGCTAGATAACTCCTCTTCTATGCCCGCTTTCTTCctgaaaaattattatcaagCATTACATTAGGTTAGTAAAAATACTACTATTGCTCATTTGAAttcttacttttaaaaatattctgaaatatgatatcaaaatgaaatgactgatttgatttataaatttgttaGGCATAAAAACAAATGCTCAATACCAGGCTCCCTGTAATTTTACTTActtctcaattttcatatttttcatgcAGAGAAACTCAACATCTCTTTTTAACCTGGAAGAATATTCTACTTTAACTGTTTTATAAAAATCGTAATCTTTACTAATCACAAAGAAAATTGTAAGCTATGGTTTATtaggaaaaaataataagtttaTCTTACGCAACATTCTCATCTTGTAGTCTGCAGATCATATTCATTAAACTTCTACAATAAAAATGCAGAAAGCTATGAAAACCGAAACTTCCTAAAATAAATGCTTACACTGAAATTGCAGCTATACCATAATTTATTTGCATATGTTTTTCCCAGTTCATTGAGGAGAAAAGGACCTAAAATTAGAAGATCATATTCTAATCCTCTGTGACTAATTATAATTAGCAATATTTGTCCTTACAATAATCCTTGAGAAATATGCTGTAGTTGTGTTTCATCTGCCCCCATTCCTTGGTTTACACGAATGACAAATTGTTTAGAGTCATCATCTAAAAGGTGCCAGGCTTTTAAAGGAACACACCTCGGTCTCCTagagaaaaatagaattgatcaaaatcatgtaaataaatcttcatatctccctcaccatcatgcaataaatgtatagtGTTAGTCCTACCCTTCAATGTCTGCAATGTTTTCACATATTGTAATGGCGATTCTTTTTTCTGTGGCACATTCTTCAATAAGCTGATCCAGATTccttttaaaattgtaatttaacaattatgaacttactgtaaacatataaaaaagtaTCTTCTGAAAATCTTTCATGGAAATTGTAAACACAGTAATAAACTACCatatcatttacttttttaactTGGACAACATTGTGAAAAAGGAAAAATCGATTTGTTCATTCTCCATTCCAGAAAGAAGAGCATCATATTCTTCGTCGTTGATATCAGAGATGAATCTCAATTTAGGAGTTTTCTCGCGCTTACTGGAAACAtaatatgtcatatttcataAGAAAAAAGTTTCTAAAAAGGACTCTTGCAATCTGTTTTAACTTGCATATGATTGTTACATTATTTTAAGGTTATATAAATACTATCACCATACTCAGCAAATCTTTTCAACCGGTAACAATTCTTCTGGAGGCCCTTAAGGAGATTCGTAAAATATGTTAAAGACCTGTAATTTAGAAGATGTGCATGTGAAACAGTGAGATAAGCTTTGTGAGCCGATTTTCATTAGGTAATCTTTCATTATTCTATATACAATAGGATATGGTCAATGCTAATCATATAAAAGTTACTCTTTGAGTTGTGTCCCCTTTTCTGACCAAACATGCTGCCTCCAAGCAGTCGGTAAAGTGGCTGCCCATTCATCCCGGGATCTAATCTGTGGTCTCTGACCTTCCTTGGCCTCTATTTGTTGTTGCCTTAATACAGCGAAAAACACGGACATTAACATAAATAACCTGCCAAAAATactagtacatacatgtagaggCATCTTAGTGCCACCAAAACTCGGCAATCTAAGTACAGAACatttataatatgaaatataaagaaaagtTCACGACCACTTAAAGAGACTTTGACACGATTTAAGctaaaaatcttcaaattttatttttccattttagcATCTAGAATGATATATGtgggtatttttaatgatttgcaaaatttgaaagtcaagtatcgagttacaagcaagatccAGAGTTTGAAactctttgttatgtaaacaaagcttgagtcttgttattgtttacacaTGTGTGGTATTGGTATGAGTTTCATTCAAAGGTTGCATTTTTTATgttgataatatttttatgaacacattgaatcggttattttttttttggcctgagCCTTTTTTGTCACAGAAATTGTAATTTCTGTTCttttcattatttgta from Crassostrea angulata isolate pt1a10 chromosome 7, ASM2561291v2, whole genome shotgun sequence includes:
- the LOC128155306 gene encoding uncharacterized protein LOC128155306 codes for the protein MDTVMARQEYNERQQQIEAKEGQRPQIRSRDEWAATLPTAWRQHVWSEKGTQLKESLTYFTNLLKGLQKNCYRLKRFADKREKTPKLRFISDINDEEYDALLSGMENEQIDFSFFTMLSKLKKNLDQLIEECATEKRIAITICENIADIEGRPRCVPLKAWHLLDDDSKQFVIRVNQGMGADETQLQHISQGLLSLMNMICRLQDENVALKRDVEFLCMKNMKIEKKKAGIEEELSSSKERINSLQCQLKTNTETQSQTLANYVRQLEKQVKELQQRNNTCEKKVDTLKMEKEALLTRLSEIAGTRLTSNNPGITDLSDEFRPLKLNDMFREMYDDKWTDAMEDLSSGGLQDKVAVTLLLQIVKEAFSLCKDSDLWLLWLPECQLLECVQESDPSQRKLHALDNKLTDEERTKLRKSTGALKRKHHKYLIQTCQEKLTSVVSKLIQRRMQLCTSSGSGDVYRGENNKLCEQHEQKGDFGKAVYKKAANPPETEYHNTPKRQKFTTGSNSLNISNAVGKENIPDRKANSARADFAKPIIDGHVTEPSEITLDNDKFSNVLNFARDVVEVCWWMRCTQPPVHLDFSIPVDGKFSPELYKAYTKSGQTIDYVVWPVMYLHEHGPLLSKGVAQPV